The proteins below are encoded in one region of Ereboglobus luteus:
- a CDS encoding ComEC/Rec2 family competence protein, with product MTAKNTLLPRVLALLIFAAGFSFARAESVKAGDILPPWSEGCLDIHHINTGRGESSFIIMPDGTTMLVDAGSIAGKPRWSAEARPDGSRSAGEWIARYIGRAMRATPKKNVSYAMISHFHIDHMGAVGKDTPDSRIGPYKASGITEVADFVPFEKIIDRAWPDYKGRGGPWNDAKMKNYRKFVGWQIANKGMKAERFKVGVNNQITLVNNPAKYPNFEIRNLSNDGIVWTGTGAETRDALGGHTTSGNKCSIAFRLAYGNFTYFSGGDLDCRGVETGGVDIEAEVAKASGRVDVIKANHHGNYDANGPGFMRALSPRVVIIDSHGASQPSMNVWRRLRDKNLLPTPPDVFATNLMEATALAMNEKPEKVGARSHVVVRVSPGGEKYFVYRVDNTDESDRVQSVHGPYHSN from the coding sequence ATGACCGCAAAAAACACACTGCTTCCCCGCGTTCTCGCCCTTCTCATTTTTGCCGCCGGATTTTCTTTCGCGCGCGCCGAGTCCGTCAAGGCCGGCGACATCCTGCCGCCGTGGAGCGAGGGTTGTCTTGACATCCACCACATCAACACCGGGAGGGGCGAATCCTCGTTTATCATCATGCCAGACGGCACGACGATGCTCGTGGACGCCGGCTCTATCGCCGGGAAACCTCGCTGGAGCGCCGAGGCGCGCCCCGACGGCTCGCGCTCCGCCGGCGAGTGGATCGCCCGCTACATCGGACGCGCCATGCGCGCGACCCCGAAAAAAAACGTCAGCTACGCGATGATTTCGCACTTCCACATCGACCACATGGGCGCGGTGGGAAAAGACACGCCCGACTCGCGCATCGGCCCCTACAAGGCCAGCGGCATCACCGAGGTGGCGGACTTCGTTCCCTTTGAAAAAATCATCGACCGCGCATGGCCCGACTACAAGGGGCGCGGCGGCCCGTGGAATGACGCGAAAATGAAAAACTACCGCAAGTTTGTGGGCTGGCAGATCGCGAACAAGGGCATGAAGGCGGAGCGTTTTAAGGTCGGCGTCAACAACCAGATCACCCTCGTCAACAACCCCGCGAAATATCCCAACTTCGAAATCCGCAACCTCTCCAACGACGGCATTGTCTGGACGGGCACGGGCGCGGAAACGCGCGACGCACTCGGCGGGCACACGACCAGCGGAAACAAATGCAGCATCGCCTTTCGCCTGGCCTACGGAAACTTCACGTATTTCAGCGGCGGCGATCTCGATTGCAGGGGCGTGGAAACTGGCGGCGTCGACATCGAGGCGGAAGTCGCCAAGGCCTCCGGCCGCGTGGATGTCATCAAGGCAAACCACCACGGCAACTACGACGCCAACGGCCCCGGCTTCATGCGCGCCCTCAGTCCGCGGGTGGTAATCATAGACTCCCATGGCGCCAGCCAGCCGTCCATGAACGTATGGCGCCGCCTGCGCGACAAGAATCTCCTGCCAACCCCGCCGGATGTGTTTGCGACAAACCTCATGGAGGCGACCGCGCTGGCCATGAACGAAAAGCCCGAAAAGGTGGGCGCCCGCAGCCATGTCGTCGTTCGAGTCAGCCCCGGCGGCGAAAAATACTTTGTTTATCGCGTGGACAACACCGATGAAAGCGACCGCGTCCAGTCCGTCCACGGTCCCTACCACTCGAATTAG
- a CDS encoding ComEC/Rec2 family competence protein translates to MKTPTLGIIAFFAFAALSIPPARADAVKVGDTLPPWSEGCLDIHNINTGKGESSLIIMPDGTTMLVDAGDINAKGGGLVDALPDDTRLPGEWIARYISRATASTPGRALNYVLLTHFHSDHMGKLVKTSSDSSAGGYKLAGVTEVAEHVAFEKIVDRGWPDYDFPEPIKGAMMANYRKFVDWQIANKGAKAERFNVGVNDQFALRHNPAKYPNFEIRNIAANGVVWTGLGANTRNHFPDPKDVAKGAIIENNCSIAFRLSYGAFDYFVGGDISVAGVENAAPADRLWMDIERPVALVTGPVDVMKANHHAYRDANSAFFLSALRPRVIVVHVWTAPQPSANTYSLMRSKKTWPGARDIFITNQPESAKLVTRVDPKGPPPGHVVVRVSPGGAEYFVYVLEETNESGRVKSVHGPYKSR, encoded by the coding sequence ATGAAAACACCGACTCTTGGCATTATCGCATTTTTTGCTTTTGCAGCGCTCTCCATTCCCCCCGCCCGCGCCGACGCCGTCAAGGTCGGCGACACCCTGCCGCCGTGGAGCGAGGGTTGCCTCGACATCCACAACATCAACACCGGCAAGGGCGAGTCGTCGCTCATCATCATGCCCGACGGCACGACGATGCTTGTGGACGCCGGCGACATCAACGCAAAGGGAGGCGGCCTCGTTGACGCGCTGCCCGACGACACGCGCCTGCCGGGCGAATGGATCGCCCGCTACATCAGCCGCGCGACCGCAAGCACACCGGGCCGCGCGCTCAATTACGTGCTGCTCACCCATTTTCATTCCGACCACATGGGCAAGCTGGTGAAGACCTCCAGTGATTCGTCCGCCGGGGGCTACAAACTCGCCGGCGTCACCGAGGTCGCCGAGCATGTTGCGTTTGAAAAAATCGTCGACCGCGGCTGGCCCGATTACGATTTCCCGGAGCCGATCAAGGGCGCGATGATGGCAAACTACCGCAAGTTCGTGGACTGGCAGATCGCGAACAAGGGCGCGAAGGCGGAGCGCTTCAACGTCGGCGTGAACGACCAGTTCGCGCTGCGCCACAATCCCGCGAAATATCCGAACTTCGAGATCCGCAACATCGCCGCCAACGGCGTTGTCTGGACGGGCCTCGGCGCAAACACGCGCAACCACTTTCCCGACCCGAAGGACGTGGCAAAGGGCGCGATCATCGAGAACAATTGCAGCATCGCATTCCGCCTGTCCTACGGGGCGTTCGATTATTTTGTCGGCGGTGACATCAGCGTGGCCGGAGTGGAAAACGCCGCGCCCGCCGACCGGCTTTGGATGGACATCGAGCGGCCCGTCGCGCTCGTCACCGGTCCCGTCGATGTGATGAAGGCCAACCACCACGCCTATCGCGACGCCAACAGCGCGTTTTTCCTGAGCGCGCTCCGTCCGCGTGTGATCGTTGTCCACGTCTGGACCGCGCCGCAGCCCTCCGCCAACACCTACAGCCTGATGCGCTCGAAAAAAACGTGGCCCGGCGCGCGCGACATTTTTATCACCAACCAGCCCGAGTCCGCGAAATTGGTCACACGGGTTGATCCGAAGGGGCCTCCTCCGGGGCATGTCGTTGTCCGCGTGAGCCCGGGCGGCGCCGAGTATTTCGTTTATGTGCTCGAGGAAACCAACGAGAGCGGTCGCGTGAAATCCGTCCACGGCCCCTACAAATCACGGTAA
- a CDS encoding ComEC/Rec2 family competence protein: protein MKTLIRSVLALFVFAAGVSGVRAEPVKVGDSLPLWSEGLLDIHFINIGAGESSLIIMPDGTTMLVDAGDHGRPDAYHLSTLPDSTRQAGEWIARYVKRATTNAPGDAINYVMISHLHGDHIGSVKKHTPPAASGAYKRIGISEVAEHVAIEKVLDRGWPDYNFPVPQKSGVVTNYRKFLNWQVANKGVKAERFKPGVNDQIVMNHNPKKYPNFEIRNLAANGVVWTGIGSNTRNHFPDPKDVPPGAIIENLCSIAFRLSYGEFDYFSGGDLSVNGTDNASTADLWRDIERPVALVTGPVEVMKANHHAYYDANSPFFLASLRPRVIVVSTWFTAHVALNTYRRMQSKTLWPGARDIFITNQPEAMKLAARLDPKDPPPGHVVIRVSPGGAEYTVYVLDETNESARVKSIHGPYKSR, encoded by the coding sequence ATGAAAACACTTATTCGCAGCGTGCTCGCGCTTTTTGTTTTTGCCGCCGGCGTCTCCGGCGTTCGCGCCGAACCCGTCAAGGTCGGCGATTCACTGCCGCTGTGGAGCGAGGGTCTGCTCGACATCCACTTCATCAACATCGGCGCGGGTGAGTCGTCGCTCATCATCATGCCCGACGGCACGACGATGCTCGTGGACGCCGGCGACCACGGCCGCCCCGACGCCTACCATCTCTCCACGCTGCCCGACTCGACTCGCCAGGCGGGCGAGTGGATCGCGCGCTACGTCAAGCGCGCCACCACGAACGCGCCCGGCGACGCGATCAATTACGTGATGATTTCGCATTTGCACGGGGATCACATCGGGAGCGTCAAAAAGCACACGCCGCCCGCCGCCTCCGGCGCCTACAAGCGCATCGGCATCAGCGAGGTCGCCGAGCATGTCGCGATTGAAAAAGTCCTCGATCGCGGCTGGCCCGACTACAATTTTCCCGTGCCGCAAAAAAGCGGCGTGGTCACCAACTACCGGAAGTTTTTGAACTGGCAGGTCGCGAACAAGGGCGTGAAGGCCGAGCGGTTCAAACCCGGCGTGAACGACCAGATCGTGATGAACCACAACCCCAAGAAATACCCGAATTTTGAAATCCGCAACCTCGCCGCCAACGGTGTCGTCTGGACGGGAATCGGCTCAAACACGCGCAATCATTTTCCCGACCCGAAGGACGTGCCGCCGGGCGCGATCATCGAGAATCTTTGCAGCATCGCGTTCCGCCTGTCCTACGGCGAGTTCGATTATTTTTCCGGCGGCGACCTCAGCGTGAACGGAACGGACAACGCCTCGACCGCCGACTTGTGGAGGGATATCGAGCGGCCCGTCGCGCTCGTCACCGGTCCAGTCGAGGTGATGAAGGCCAACCACCACGCCTACTACGACGCCAACAGCCCGTTCTTTCTCGCCTCGCTGCGCCCGCGGGTGATCGTCGTCTCCACGTGGTTCACCGCCCATGTGGCGCTCAACACCTACCGCCGGATGCAGTCCAAGACGCTCTGGCCCGGCGCGCGCGACATTTTTATCACCAACCAGCCGGAGGCCATGAAACTGGCCGCGCGCCTCGACCCGAAGGATCCGCCCCCGGGCCATGTCGTCATTCGCGTGAGCCCGGGCGGGGCCGAGTATACCGTGTATGTTCTCGACGAAACCAACGAGAGCGCCCGTGTGAAATCCATCCACGGCCCCTACAAATCGCGCTGA
- a CDS encoding sn-glycerol-1-phosphate dehydrogenase, producing the protein MTPNVENALKAATDTKALLVGRGVLREAAPLFKEQFGDKRALIVADTTTFGIAGRDVSEFLRQGGVPQDEAFVFSEPEMHAEYHHVEALAERLRATDAIPVAVGSGTVNDLCKLAAHLVERPYMIVGTAASMDGYTSFGASITADGAKQTFNCPAPRAVLADLDIFARAPADMTAAGYADLFSKVTAGGDWLVADMLAVEPIIPRAWDIVQGGLADALGDPAGVRAGDAVALGKLVEGLMLAGFAMQYSRISRPASGAEHYISHLWDMEGHRYRGHGVSHGFQVAVGTVAILAFYEQLFKHDLAALDIERCCAAWPELAKVESDAMAEFGSTVFRDRVLSESRAKYINKEQLAAKLALVKQNWIALKPRLEKQLLPVAEAQRLLRLAGAPAEPEDVGASRAQLRRALTVAPMLRNRVTVLDLAHYTGLFDTCIDGLFGKGGRWEI; encoded by the coding sequence ATGACACCAAATGTTGAAAATGCACTAAAGGCCGCAACCGACACCAAGGCGCTCTTGGTCGGGCGCGGTGTTCTGCGCGAGGCCGCGCCGCTGTTCAAGGAACAGTTCGGCGACAAACGCGCGCTCATTGTCGCAGACACCACCACGTTCGGCATCGCCGGGCGCGATGTGTCGGAATTTTTGCGCCAGGGCGGCGTGCCGCAGGACGAGGCGTTTGTGTTTTCCGAACCGGAAATGCACGCCGAATACCATCACGTCGAGGCGCTCGCGGAGCGCCTGCGCGCCACGGACGCGATTCCCGTCGCCGTCGGCTCCGGCACCGTGAACGACCTGTGCAAACTCGCCGCGCACCTCGTGGAGCGGCCCTACATGATCGTCGGCACCGCCGCCTCGATGGACGGCTACACTTCGTTCGGCGCGTCCATCACCGCCGACGGCGCGAAGCAAACGTTCAACTGCCCCGCGCCGCGCGCCGTGCTCGCCGACCTCGACATTTTCGCGCGCGCGCCGGCTGACATGACCGCCGCCGGATACGCCGATTTGTTTTCGAAAGTCACCGCCGGCGGTGACTGGCTCGTGGCCGACATGCTCGCGGTGGAGCCGATTATTCCGCGCGCGTGGGACATCGTGCAAGGCGGCCTCGCCGACGCGCTCGGCGATCCCGCCGGTGTGCGCGCGGGCGACGCCGTCGCGCTCGGAAAACTCGTCGAGGGTTTGATGCTCGCCGGCTTCGCCATGCAATACTCGCGCATCAGCCGTCCCGCGTCCGGAGCGGAGCATTACATCAGCCACCTCTGGGACATGGAGGGTCACCGTTATCGCGGGCACGGCGTGTCGCACGGTTTTCAAGTCGCAGTCGGCACCGTCGCCATCCTCGCGTTTTACGAGCAGCTCTTTAAGCACGATCTCGCCGCGCTCGACATCGAGCGCTGCTGCGCCGCGTGGCCGGAACTCGCCAAGGTGGAGTCGGACGCGATGGCCGAGTTTGGCAGCACGGTGTTTCGCGATCGCGTGCTTTCCGAGAGTCGCGCGAAATACATCAACAAGGAGCAGCTCGCCGCCAAGCTCGCCCTGGTGAAGCAAAACTGGATCGCGCTCAAGCCGCGCCTGGAAAAACAACTGCTTCCCGTCGCCGAGGCGCAGCGCCTGCTGCGGCTAGCGGGCGCGCCTGCGGAGCCGGAGGATGTCGGCGCGAGCCGCGCGCAATTGCGCCGCGCGCTGACCGTCGCCCCGATGTTGCGCAACCGCGTCACCGTGCTCGACCTCGCCCATTACACCGGGCTGTTTGACACCTGCATCGACGGCCTTTTCGGGAAGGGCGGCCGCTGGGAAATCTAA
- a CDS encoding MFS transporter, with the protein MEKQKTTKSFHYWQWRTIIATMVGYSLFYFIRKNLSVAMPGLQAEFGITKAQLGIFLTAHGLIYGVSKFVNGIIGDRVNARAFMVFGLLAVSLCGLAFASGPTIAAFFAGSNTGEKFTAVLVVTLGVIWMINGFFQGTGFPPCARLITHWVPPSELAFKMSIWNASHSIGAGFVVVLCGYLVMLGWRWCFWVPSMITIVGAGVLWLTLRDTPSSVGLPELPGTEKKSEKTDTEADRAEFKQFLRKKVFLNPIVWLCGFANFFIYTIRYAILDWGPTMLGEWKHISITKSTWMVAGFEIAAIAGMLVAGWATDRFFKGRAARVCVLCMAFVTVILVVFWLVPLPTLALVPVLMAAGFFIYGPQALTGVITANIVTRRGAATAIGFTSLFSYASTVLSGWGLGLVAQNYGWAPAIGVLCGAGVIGLIAFLCLWNTKRDAYEDEQEGAA; encoded by the coding sequence ATGGAAAAACAAAAAACCACCAAGAGCTTTCACTACTGGCAATGGCGCACCATCATCGCGACGATGGTCGGCTACTCGCTGTTTTATTTCATCCGAAAAAACCTCAGCGTGGCCATGCCCGGCCTGCAGGCGGAGTTCGGCATCACGAAGGCCCAGCTCGGCATCTTCCTCACCGCGCACGGCCTCATCTACGGCGTGTCGAAATTTGTCAACGGCATCATCGGCGACCGGGTGAACGCGCGCGCGTTCATGGTCTTCGGGCTGCTCGCCGTTTCGTTGTGCGGCCTCGCCTTCGCATCCGGCCCGACCATCGCCGCGTTTTTCGCCGGCTCGAACACGGGCGAGAAATTCACCGCCGTGCTCGTCGTCACGCTCGGCGTGATCTGGATGATCAACGGCTTCTTCCAAGGCACGGGATTTCCGCCCTGCGCGCGGCTCATCACCCACTGGGTGCCGCCCTCCGAGCTCGCATTCAAGATGTCCATCTGGAACGCCTCGCACTCCATCGGCGCCGGTTTCGTCGTCGTGCTCTGCGGCTACCTCGTGATGCTCGGCTGGCGCTGGTGCTTCTGGGTGCCCTCCATGATCACCATCGTCGGCGCGGGCGTGCTCTGGCTCACGCTGCGCGACACGCCTTCGTCCGTTGGCCTGCCGGAATTGCCGGGCACGGAAAAGAAATCCGAAAAAACGGACACCGAGGCCGACCGCGCCGAGTTCAAACAATTCCTCCGCAAAAAAGTGTTCCTCAATCCGATCGTCTGGCTCTGCGGCTTCGCCAACTTTTTCATCTACACCATCCGCTACGCCATCCTCGACTGGGGCCCGACCATGCTCGGCGAGTGGAAGCACATCTCGATAACAAAATCCACGTGGATGGTCGCCGGCTTCGAGATCGCCGCCATTGCCGGCATGCTCGTCGCGGGCTGGGCGACCGACCGCTTCTTCAAGGGACGCGCCGCCCGCGTGTGCGTGCTCTGCATGGCGTTCGTGACGGTCATCCTGGTGGTTTTCTGGCTGGTGCCGCTGCCGACTCTGGCGCTGGTTCCGGTGCTCATGGCCGCGGGATTTTTCATCTACGGCCCGCAGGCGCTCACCGGCGTGATCACGGCCAACATCGTCACGCGCCGCGGCGCGGCGACGGCGATCGGCTTCACCTCGCTGTTCTCCTACGCCAGCACGGTGCTCTCCGGCTGGGGGCTCGGCCTGGTGGCGCAAAACTACGGCTGGGCGCCCGCCATCGGCGTGCTGTGCGGCGCGGGCGTCATCGGCCTCATCGCCTTCCTCTGCCTGTGGAACACGAAGCGCGACGCCTACGAGGACGAACAGGAGGGCGCAGCGTAA
- a CDS encoding dihydroorotase: MPTLWIQNARIIDPAAKRDAIGDLYVNDAGKIVPSLSAAAKKRARKIDAAGLVACPGLVDVHVHFREPGQTHKETIATGSRAAAAGGFTTVVCMPNTSPVADNAGTIQAIKDAADRDAVVRVYPTGCITTGMKGQALAPIGSLKRAGVVAITDDGDCVQSNALMRSAVEYAKMFDLPVMDHCQDHSLTQGAVMNEGVMSSRLGLRGWPNAAEDIIVSRNVILSSYTGAHIHCQHISSKYSVELIRRAKARGTRITAEATPHHIALTDAALEHYDTHYKMNPPVRTEEDRLAIIEGLRDGAIDIIATDHAPHTDYEKDREFDNAPNGILGLETSLPVTLDILVRQSKFKLPHVIDLMTRKPAQLLNLEAGTLAEGANADICLFDPKEKWLYDAKKGQSKSANSPWSGQTLTGRVKYTIVGGKVVFENGKIK, encoded by the coding sequence ATGCCCACACTCTGGATCCAAAATGCCCGCATCATCGACCCGGCCGCCAAACGCGACGCGATCGGCGACCTCTACGTCAACGACGCCGGTAAAATCGTCCCCTCGCTCTCCGCCGCCGCGAAAAAACGCGCGCGCAAAATCGACGCCGCCGGCCTCGTCGCCTGCCCCGGTCTCGTTGACGTCCACGTCCACTTCCGCGAGCCCGGCCAGACGCACAAGGAAACCATCGCCACCGGCAGCCGCGCCGCCGCCGCGGGCGGATTCACCACCGTCGTCTGCATGCCAAACACATCGCCCGTCGCCGACAACGCCGGCACCATCCAGGCAATCAAGGACGCCGCCGACCGCGACGCCGTCGTGCGCGTTTATCCCACCGGCTGCATCACCACAGGCATGAAAGGCCAGGCCCTCGCCCCCATCGGCTCGCTCAAGCGCGCCGGAGTCGTCGCCATCACCGACGACGGCGACTGCGTGCAATCCAACGCCCTCATGCGCTCCGCCGTCGAATACGCCAAAATGTTCGACCTCCCCGTCATGGACCATTGTCAGGACCACTCCCTCACGCAAGGCGCCGTGATGAACGAAGGCGTCATGTCCAGCCGACTCGGACTGCGCGGCTGGCCCAACGCCGCCGAGGACATCATCGTCTCGCGCAACGTCATCCTCTCCTCCTACACCGGCGCGCACATCCACTGCCAGCACATCTCCTCGAAATACTCCGTCGAACTCATCCGCCGCGCCAAGGCGCGCGGCACCCGCATCACCGCCGAGGCGACCCCGCACCACATCGCGCTCACCGACGCCGCCCTCGAGCACTACGACACCCACTACAAAATGAACCCGCCCGTCCGCACCGAGGAGGACCGCCTCGCCATAATCGAAGGCCTGCGCGACGGCGCCATCGACATCATCGCCACCGACCACGCCCCGCACACCGACTACGAAAAAGACCGCGAATTTGACAACGCCCCCAATGGCATCCTCGGCTTGGAAACCTCGCTCCCCGTCACGCTCGACATCCTCGTGCGCCAGTCGAAGTTCAAGCTCCCCCACGTCATCGACCTGATGACAAGAAAACCCGCCCAACTCTTGAATCTGGAGGCCGGCACACTCGCCGAAGGCGCGAACGCCGACATCTGCCTCTTCGACCCAAAGGAAAAATGGCTATACGACGCCAAAAAAGGCCAAAGCAAGTCCGCCAACTCCCCCTGGTCCGGCCAAACCCTCACAGGACGCGTCAAATACACCATCGTCGGCGGCAAAGTGGTGTTTGAGAACGGGAAGATAAAATAG